The following are encoded in a window of Maylandia zebra isolate NMK-2024a linkage group LG5, Mzebra_GT3a, whole genome shotgun sequence genomic DNA:
- the LOC101469154 gene encoding keratin, type I cytoskeletal 18 — protein sequence MTTRSSRMSFTRSTPVYRAASIYAGAGGQDVRISSASASSLRSGIPLRPSTSFKLSSGLSGGMGAGYGGASASVTASGGSGASILGNEKGAMQNLNDRLANYLETVRTLEKANKELEMKIMEALEKGGPDIRDYSKYEPIIDDLRRQIFDKIMDNARLVLQIDNARLAADDFKVKSENEMAIRLSVEADIGGLKKVLDETNMSRLNIENEIEAVKEELLFLKKNHENEVMELRSQISQSGVQVDVDAPKGQDLSQIMEDMRANYEKIALKNAEDLKRWHENQIADVQVQVSQNTEALQGAQMEKSDLSRQIQTLEIELASQQSLKASLEDTLRNTELRNNIEMEKYNTLIIRLEEELANLRANIQQQTQEYEALLNMKMKLEGEISTYKTLLDGGDFKLQDALDELEAAD from the exons ATGACCACAAGATCTAGTCGGATGTCTTTCACCCGCTCTACCCCAGTGTACCGTGCTGCCAGTATTTATGCTGGTGCTGGTGGACAGGATGTTCGCATCTCCTCTGCTTCTGCATCTTCCCTGCGTTCTGGTATTCCACTTAGACCTTCAACCTCCTTTAAGCTGAGCAGTGGATTGAGTGGAGGCATGGGCGCCGGTTACGGTGGTGCCAGCGCGTCCGTGACAGCCAGCGGTGGCTCCGGTGCTTCGATCCTGGGCAATGAGAAGGGAGCCATGCAGAACCTGAACGATCGCCTGGCCAATTACCTGGAGACGGTGAGGACCCTGGAAAAGGCCAACAAGGAACTGGAGATGAAGATCATGGAGGCCCTGGAGAAAGGAGGCCCTGACATTAGAGACTACAGCAAGTATGAGCCCATCATAGACGACTTACGCAGACAG ATCTTCGATAAAATAATGGATAACGCCCGTTTAGTGCTTCAGATTGACAACGCCCGCCTCGCTGCCGACGACTTCAAAGTCAA ATCTGAGAATGAGATGGCAATCCGCCTGTCCGTGGAGGCCGACATTGGCGGGCTGAAGAAAGTCCTCGACGAAACGAACATGAGCAGGCTCAACATCGAGAACGAGATTGAAGCCGTGAAGGAGGAGCTTCTATTCCTAAAGAAGAACCATGAGAAC gaagtgatgGAGCTGAGGAGTCAGATCTCACAGTCAGGTGTGCAGGTGGATGTAGACGCTCCCAAAGGTCAGGACCTGTCTCAGATCATGGAGGACATGAGAGCCAACTACGAGAAGATTGCATTGAAAAACGCAGAAGATCTCAAACGGTGGCATGAAAATCAG ATTGCAGATGTGCAGGTGCAGGTATCACAGAACACAGAAGCTCTCCAGGGGGCCCAAATGGAGAAGAGCGACTTATCACGACAGATACAGACTCTGGAAATTGAACTTGCATCTCAACAGAGCTTA AAAGCCTCTTTAGAAGACACCCTGCGCAACACAGAGCTACGTAACAACATAGAAATGGAGAAGTATAACACCCTCATTATCCGGctggaggaggagctggctAACTTACGCGCGAACATACAGCAGCAGACCCAAGAGTACGAGGCGCTGCtcaacatgaagatgaaacttGAGGGCGAGATCAGCACTTACAAGACTCTGCTGGATGGTGGAGACTTCAA GCTCCAGGATGCACTGGACGAGCTGGAGGCCGCCGACTAA
- the eif4ba gene encoding eukaryotic translation initiation factor 4Ba isoform X2: MAASAKKKNKKGKTLTLTDFLAEDSGGSSVAPSYPTKSTSWADETDDLDGDVSTSWHTEEDTYRAPPIDRSILPTAPRSAREPNIDRARLPRSPPYTAFLGNLPYDVTEDSIKDFFRGLAISAVRLPREPSNPERLKGFGYAEFDDVESLLRALNLSEENLGNRRIRVDIADQSNDKERDSGPMGGRDRGGRMADMGPDKTDSDWRARPSADADDGPPRRDDAFGDRSRDRYESDRHRDGQRWDSDRNEGGRYRDRYDNRDRRNNDGGFDSRSGGGGRRNFGSGFRRDYDDSQGSNDRYGDRDRYGDRDRYGDRDRYGDRDRFGDRDRFGDRDRYGERDRYGDREDRHDRREERAPQQRPKLNLKPRSVPKEEESAGSGGTSPAATSSSSSRASSIFGGAKPVDTAAKEREVEERLKKEEERLQRQLEEDKGRGPDRKMRDRDPSWRNEESHTERSRTGSESSQQGSTSGRGSRCRDSERSGENEVFSGVEGGSTSPGSSSRPPSTSSSKEPLKVMPAPPPKENAWAKRSAVSTGSNEGDGRAPTSPVSPGGSAPPKFSSSSSADERGSGKERTTEETETPDHPQSQRNTKRPQPPSSAQPVSTPLC, from the exons ATGGCGGCGTCAG CTAAGAAGAAGAATAAGAAGGGGAAGACCCTCACTTTGACTGACTTTCTTGCGGAGGACAGTGGAGGCAGCAGCGTCGCCCCCAGCTATCCGACCAAGTCCACAAGCTGGGCGGATGAGACTGATGACCTGGACGGAGATG TCTCGACTTCCTGGCACACGGAGGAGGACACGTACAGGGCACCACCCATCGACCGCTCCATTCTGCCTACAGCGCCTCGCTCAGCTCGCGAGCCCAATATTGACCGGGCCAGGCTCCCCCGCAGCCCGCCATACACCGCCTTCCTGGGAAACCTGCCCTATGATGTCACTGAGGACTCAATCAAAGACTTCTTCCGCGGCTTGGCA ATCAGTGCAGTGCGTCTGCCTCGAGAGCCCAGTAACCCAGAGAGGCTGAAAGGCTTTGGTTATGCTGAATTTGACGACGTAGAATCCCTCCTCAGGGCTCTCAACCTCAGCGAGGAA AACCTGGGCAACCGCCGGATTCGTGTGGATATTGCAGACCAGTCAAATGATAAAG AAAGAGACAGCGGACCTATGGGTGGTCGAGACCGAGGTGGGCGAATGGCTGACATGGGTCCTGACAAGACAGACAGTGACTGGAGAGCTCGACCAAGTGCGGATGCTGATGATGGACCTCCCAGGAGAGATGATGCCTTCGGAGACA GATCACGTGACCGTTACGAGTCTGATCGTCACAGAGATGGCCAGCGGTGGGACAGTGATCGTAATGAAGGAGGTCGTTACCGGGATCGCTATGACAACAGGGACCGCAGAAACAATGATGGAG GTTTCGACTCTCGTAGTGGTGGAGGAGGTCGTCGTAACTTTGGTAGTGGTTTCCGCCGTGATTATGATGACAGTCAGGGTAGCAATGATCGCTACGGGGACCGGGATCGTTACGGAGATCGAGATCGTTACGGGGACCGGGATCGCTATGGGGACAGGGATCGTTTCGGAGACCGGGATCGTTTCGGAGATCGAGATCGTTACGGAGAACGGGATCGTTACGGGGACCGTGAAGACCGGCACGACAGGCGTGAAGAGAGGG CTCCTCAGCAAAGACCCAAGTTGAACCTGAAGCCTCGTAGTGTACCTAAAGAGGAGGAAAGCGCCGGCAGTGGTGGCACTTCACCTGCTGCCACTTCAAGCTCAAGCAGCAGGGCCTCGTCCATCTTTGGCGGAGCAAAACCCGTTGACACAGCAGCAAAGGAGAGGGAGGTGGAGgagaggctgaagaaggaggaggagagactgCAGAGACAGCTGGAGGAGGACAAAGGCAGGGGACCGGACAGAAAGATGAGGGACAG GGACCCGAGCTGGCGCAACGAGGAATCTCATACTGAGCGATCCCGCACAGGAAGTGAGTCTTCACAGCAAGGAAGCACTTCTGGAAGAG GGTCACGGTGTCGAGATAGCGAGCGCTCCGGTGAGAATGAGGTATTCAGCGGGGTAGAAGGTGGCTCCACTTCCCCTGGGTCCTCATCCCGGCCCCCCTCCACCAGCTCTTCTAAAGAGCCATTGAAGGTGATGCCTGCACCTCCTCCCAAGGAGAATGCATGGGCCAAGAGAAGTGCAGTCAGCACAGGCTCTAATGAGGGCGATGGTCGAGCTCCGACCTCCCCGGTCTCCCCAGGCGGTTCAGCTCCTCCCAAGTTCAG CTCCTCAAGTTCTGCAGATGAAAGAGGATCTGGAAAGG AAAGGACAACAGAAGAGACCGAGACTCCAGACCACCCCCAGAGCCAAAGAAATACGAAGAGACCCCAACCCCC AAGTTCAGCTCAGCCAGTAAGTACGCCGCTTTGCTAA
- the eif4ba gene encoding eukaryotic translation initiation factor 4Ba isoform X1 → MAASAKKKNKKGKTLTLTDFLAEDSGGSSVAPSYPTKSTSWADETDDLDGDVSTSWHTEEDTYRAPPIDRSILPTAPRSAREPNIDRARLPRSPPYTAFLGNLPYDVTEDSIKDFFRGLAISAVRLPREPSNPERLKGFGYAEFDDVESLLRALNLSEENLGNRRIRVDIADQSNDKERDSGPMGGRDRGGRMADMGPDKTDSDWRARPSADADDGPPRRDDAFGDRSRDRYESDRHRDGQRWDSDRNEGGRYRDRYDNRDRRNNDGGFDSRSGGGGRRNFGSGFRRDYDDSQGSNDRYGDRDRYGDRDRYGDRDRYGDRDRFGDRDRFGDRDRYGERDRYGDREDRHDRREERAPQQRPKLNLKPRSVPKEEESAGSGGTSPAATSSSSSRASSIFGGAKPVDTAAKEREVEERLKKEEERLQRQLEEDKGRGPDRKMRDRDPSWRNEESHTERSRTGSESSQQGSTSGRGSRCRDSERSGENEVFSGVEGGSTSPGSSSRPPSTSSSKEPLKVMPAPPPKENAWAKRSAVSTGSNEGDGRAPTSPVSPGGSAPPKFSSSSSADERGSGKDENKADGVRRDRGPPRARGGPAGPGAGRGRGEGPNRDRRKEADRKDNRRDRDSRPPPEPKKYEETPTPKFSSASKYAALLMDGDQGEDADDAD, encoded by the exons ATGGCGGCGTCAG CTAAGAAGAAGAATAAGAAGGGGAAGACCCTCACTTTGACTGACTTTCTTGCGGAGGACAGTGGAGGCAGCAGCGTCGCCCCCAGCTATCCGACCAAGTCCACAAGCTGGGCGGATGAGACTGATGACCTGGACGGAGATG TCTCGACTTCCTGGCACACGGAGGAGGACACGTACAGGGCACCACCCATCGACCGCTCCATTCTGCCTACAGCGCCTCGCTCAGCTCGCGAGCCCAATATTGACCGGGCCAGGCTCCCCCGCAGCCCGCCATACACCGCCTTCCTGGGAAACCTGCCCTATGATGTCACTGAGGACTCAATCAAAGACTTCTTCCGCGGCTTGGCA ATCAGTGCAGTGCGTCTGCCTCGAGAGCCCAGTAACCCAGAGAGGCTGAAAGGCTTTGGTTATGCTGAATTTGACGACGTAGAATCCCTCCTCAGGGCTCTCAACCTCAGCGAGGAA AACCTGGGCAACCGCCGGATTCGTGTGGATATTGCAGACCAGTCAAATGATAAAG AAAGAGACAGCGGACCTATGGGTGGTCGAGACCGAGGTGGGCGAATGGCTGACATGGGTCCTGACAAGACAGACAGTGACTGGAGAGCTCGACCAAGTGCGGATGCTGATGATGGACCTCCCAGGAGAGATGATGCCTTCGGAGACA GATCACGTGACCGTTACGAGTCTGATCGTCACAGAGATGGCCAGCGGTGGGACAGTGATCGTAATGAAGGAGGTCGTTACCGGGATCGCTATGACAACAGGGACCGCAGAAACAATGATGGAG GTTTCGACTCTCGTAGTGGTGGAGGAGGTCGTCGTAACTTTGGTAGTGGTTTCCGCCGTGATTATGATGACAGTCAGGGTAGCAATGATCGCTACGGGGACCGGGATCGTTACGGAGATCGAGATCGTTACGGGGACCGGGATCGCTATGGGGACAGGGATCGTTTCGGAGACCGGGATCGTTTCGGAGATCGAGATCGTTACGGAGAACGGGATCGTTACGGGGACCGTGAAGACCGGCACGACAGGCGTGAAGAGAGGG CTCCTCAGCAAAGACCCAAGTTGAACCTGAAGCCTCGTAGTGTACCTAAAGAGGAGGAAAGCGCCGGCAGTGGTGGCACTTCACCTGCTGCCACTTCAAGCTCAAGCAGCAGGGCCTCGTCCATCTTTGGCGGAGCAAAACCCGTTGACACAGCAGCAAAGGAGAGGGAGGTGGAGgagaggctgaagaaggaggaggagagactgCAGAGACAGCTGGAGGAGGACAAAGGCAGGGGACCGGACAGAAAGATGAGGGACAG GGACCCGAGCTGGCGCAACGAGGAATCTCATACTGAGCGATCCCGCACAGGAAGTGAGTCTTCACAGCAAGGAAGCACTTCTGGAAGAG GGTCACGGTGTCGAGATAGCGAGCGCTCCGGTGAGAATGAGGTATTCAGCGGGGTAGAAGGTGGCTCCACTTCCCCTGGGTCCTCATCCCGGCCCCCCTCCACCAGCTCTTCTAAAGAGCCATTGAAGGTGATGCCTGCACCTCCTCCCAAGGAGAATGCATGGGCCAAGAGAAGTGCAGTCAGCACAGGCTCTAATGAGGGCGATGGTCGAGCTCCGACCTCCCCGGTCTCCCCAGGCGGTTCAGCTCCTCCCAAGTTCAG CTCCTCAAGTTCTGCAGATGAAAGAGGATCTGGAAAGG ATGAGAACAAGGCTGATGGTGTGCGTCGGGACCGGGGGCCCCCACGAGCACGAGGGGGGCCTGCAGGGCCTGGAGCTGGGCGGGGGCGAGGAGAGGGGCCCAACAGAGACCGAAGGAAGGAGGCAGACAG AAAGGACAACAGAAGAGACCGAGACTCCAGACCACCCCCAGAGCCAAAGAAATACGAAGAGACCCCAACCCCC AAGTTCAGCTCAGCCAGTAAGTACGCCGCTTTGCTAATGGATGGTGACCAAGGAGAAGACGCAGATGACGCCGATTAG